Genomic window (Vidua macroura isolate BioBank_ID:100142 chromosome 3, ASM2450914v1, whole genome shotgun sequence):
CTCTGGCCGCCAATGGGCGCGGCGCGCTCGCCCCAGGGCGCCGCCTCCCGGGCTCGGCGCTCGGCTGGCGCGGCTTGGCGGGGACGGAGGCCGGCGGGCAGGGCCCGGCCGTAGCGGGAGCGGGCAGCGACGGCCCTGCGAGCGGAGGGGAAGGCGAGTGGGACCGGAGGCTGGTGGGGAGAGGTGGGCGCTCGGGAGCGGGACCGTGTGCGGCCGGCGGGCGGAGGGGCACTTGGGTCCCGAGCGGTGCCACGTGGGTGAGTGGGTGAGTGCCGGGTGCGGGGCCGCTGCCCGTCCGACCGCCTTCTCCTTGCTTGGCGTTTCTTCAAGACGCGTGTCTGCCTCTTCGCTGTTCCCACGTGCCGCTCCCATGGCAGCGATCTACTCCGGGATTTACCTGAAGCTGAAAAGCGCCAAGACTTCTTGGGAGGACAAACTCAAACTAGCCCGGTTCGCGTGGATTTCTCACCAGTGCGTCCTGCCTAATAAGGAACAAGTGAGTACTTTTTAGTGGTGAACAGTGATACCGATGGCAGATTGCTGCTGTGGATGAATCAGTTCTTAAAATCCAGATCTAGCTTCTACCTAGCTGATAACACTGTAAATATAGTACTGATTTAGGATTTTGATCAGCTTGATTTCTTTGTCGTTacatgaaatgtttttataataACACATGTGTAACAACATGCAAGTAGCTTCAGCACAAAGCCCTGCATTCGTGCAGGATGGAAGAAACTTACTTGTAGAGAGGGTAGTGCCTCCAGAGACACGAATCTTTAGAGCTGTCATTGCCGTTGGTATTATGTCCAGTACAGGATGCTCCGAAGTCAGATGCTTTTGGGCATAGTTAAAAACAAGAACTTGAGGATGGGAGGACTGACTGAGGCTATGTGTATGTTCTCTGGTGCTCAGAACTTGCTGTGCATGAGCAAAGAGCACACAGTGCATTCATGGACTGCTGCTTGGAAAGTGATTTGGTTTTCTCTTCATGGAACCCATATGATCTCCTAAGTCTTTTGTTTTGACCCTGTTTCTTGAAGGTCTGTGCAGTGTTTCCCTGGGTTAGGGGTGTCTTGTCCTATTCCTCCAGCCCTGGTAGTACTTTCAGGTCTAGGGTTTGCACATCTGAGATCTGTGTTTTGGGTTCTTGTTATTTCAATTACTTAAAGTATTAAGCTTAGTCATACACCACaacttcagttttaaaacagTAATTAGTAGATTTCAATCTTTTCCAGTTTGCACCCATCTAAATTCCTGGGCCTGAATTTCTAGGTAGTGAATTTAAACATATGAAGAGAAGGATGTGAGTGGAATAGCAACTGTCAGAAAGTGAAAACCAGCTGATTCTCTGAGCACTGATTTAAAAGACTGCATTTGCAACCAGTATCAACTGTTAGAGTTAGAATGTTGTCAGAGTGAAGCTGTTCACTCCTTTGGGATGGTACATGCAAGCACAGATCCAACATTTTGTATAGAGCGTAAGCTCTTAGGAATTGAAACCTTTGGGAGCAGACTTCTCTGCTCACTGAGAGGCTGTTCTGCTTGGTTGTAGCACAGTTCCTAAGGCACAAATGCTATAACTGTGAAGAGGTACTGCTTTTGTCCtgtttttgtttgggggttgttaaagatttctttttttcccttctgttaaCAGGTTTTACTCGATTGGGTAAGCCAAGCATTAGTTTCCAACTACAACAAGAAACATGAACTGGAGGATGAAGTTGTTGAAAAACTCTGGGCGTATCTTGACAATGTTATCCATAGTAAAAGACTACAGGATCTCTTAAAGAGTGGGAAGACAGTTGGTCTCAGTTTTTCAGTTGCAGAGGTAACTATGACTGTGGATATCTGGTAAAATTCTGAATAGCAGTATGTTTCTCTTACAGTACTTGACTCTTCCTCACAGTGTCAGATGTTGCATGAAATATGTATTAATCTGATAGTTTGCAGGACCTGTACTGAAAGTTCCTCTATTTCTGTCCTGCAATATATTTTGTAATAacagaaattacagaattaGTGAGTGGCTGCAAAGGCAGTGAAAATGACTGGGAAAATTATCCTTTTAGTTCTGATCAGATTGAAGGGAAGCAAGAAAAGATTGTCTTTACATGTAGAAATTGAACTGTGAAGTATGGAGAATTGATTGAATGAAATCTGGGCTTCAGAGATGTTATGCAGAAAGTGTGCCAAATTTAAATCTCGTCTAGATATGAAAGCCTGTCTGGATGAAGATCAGGTCAGAGGTACAGGACAGGGTATCCTGAACACCAAGGACTGAGGTGGTAGAGGGTCCAGTGGGAAGAATTTAGGGTTTGTTTTCATCCATCACTGTTGCAGCTGAGTAGATGAACCATCTACAATAAGGTGTAAGGAGACAGGTAAGGTTTTTAACAAAATAGACACAGATTTGTAAATTGTTACTGAATTTGTTTGCAGACATTATCTGAAGGTGAGAAAAAGGAGCGAGTGAAAAGTGGATTGAAGgagaaaacagcagggaaatacATATAAAGtttgagaaaaggaagagaaatgcaaCATAATTTCTCTAGAAATTGTAtctttcaaagagaaaagagaattcaGGACCAGAATCTGTctcattttcaaatataaagATGATATTTAGTCATGGACATTATTACAAAATAAGCTCCCTGTATTGGAGCAGGGATGTGTATTTTGTATAGATTTGTTATTGTTGGGAGTGTAATTTCGTGGACCATTcaagaagggaagaaatttACCCCTACTCCATTTCTGCAGGATGAACTATTAGTATCAAGTATGGATAACCTTATGCTGTTGCCAGTAGCGTGCATGAGGGCTTCCTCACTCATCTGGTGCTGCAAACAAATGCAAGGACAGTGGAGCTTCTAGTTTGAAACCTATGATGTGAgaggcccagcagcagctgttggcACATCCCCCTTGCTTGCAGCCACAGCTCACAGAAGGTGTTGTTGGTTCATTATGATGGGCTTTATCTTTGTATGCTAAATTGactggtttttggggtttctttttgtttcttttttcagatCATAAACAAAAGGTTATCAGAGGCCTATTCTGAAGAAACACAGCAGAACATTGGcactgtgctgagctgctccagtggCATCCTTTCTACTCCCTCACTGTCCATCATTTACACAGCAAAGTGTGAGCTTTTGGTTGATCTCCTGAGCAAGTTGTCCAAGCTGGCATGTCAGCAGCTGGCTTCTGACAATGCTGTGGGCTCCCAGTTGTTCAGCGTCCTCCAGCTTACCTTTGCTCAGTATCTCCTGATCCAGAGGCagcaaaccaacccaaaccgtGTGTTTGGGCGAGTGACAAGTCACTTGCTCCAGCCATGTTTGCTCTTGAGACACTTACTGACTGTGAGGAACTGGACACAAGCAGATGATAACCATGTGTGTCAGCACCTGAGCAAAGAAATACGAAGCCAAATAGAGACTTTGCTGCAGGCTGGGTTATTTCAGCCTCAGCTTTTCTCATCCTACAAAGAAGAGCTGCTGTCAGAACAGGAGgctcaggagaaaaagaaaggagctTTGAAAACTCTTTTGCTACCAGTCAACACAGTGCAGACCAAGCTGGGCAGTGACTTGTGTGAACCTGCCCTCCATGGAGCGGTCGTGGCTGGTTCGGTGTCCCTTCTATATAAGCTCTTTCTGGACTCGTACTGTAAGGCAGAAAACCACCTTATGTGTTTCCACATGCTCAGCAGGCTTTTTGGCTGTCTCAGGCTCTCTGACCTgcaagagggagggaggagtgATACGCTTTTCCCTGTGAACTGGAGCATGGAACTGCTTGCTTTGGAGCAGCTTCTGAACTTGGTGCTCAGCAATGATATCTATAATGTCGCCAGTGACCGTATCCGGCACAAGGAGGTGCAGTTTGGGTTTTACCGGAAGCTAGCACAGATGCTGCTGACACATTCCCAAGCTTCCATCCCTGCTTGGTTCAGGTGTCTCAAACTCCTGATGTCATTAAACCACCTTATAGTAGAGCCGGACCTGGATGACTTGTTGTCATCAGCTTGGATTGATGCAGAGGCCTCTGAGCCACGTACAAAGAAGCCGCAAGAGACTCTCATCAACACCATATTCCAGATTTACTCCAAGTTGAGGCAGTTCCCACGGCTCTTTGAAGAGGTGCTGACAGTCATTTGCTGGCCAGCTGTTGAACTGAGGCCATCCGTCTTCTCTGCTGGCCTGACAGCAAAGCTTCGTGAGTGCCTTCTTGAACTGCCACCCAACCAGATTCTGGACATTCTGTGTCTCTTTGTGGAGAAATGTCAGACCCTTATCATTCCAGCTGTTGAAGGGTCAATTGACATGGCCTTGAAGCTGATGTCAGTGTGCTCGGTGCTGCATGCTTTTCTGTTCAACATGAGGAGCATAGATGATGTCACTCCTTCCCCTGTGGTGCTTCGTACCCAGCATTTGATGGCAAACATACAGAAGGGAATAACTCAGCCACTGATGGAGTTGCTGCAGGCTCCtaggagagaggaagaaaagtcaGAGCTTTGGCTAAGAAAGGCCAGTGATGCTGCTCTCCTCCTTCTTTACACTTGGGTTGAGGTAGACACTCTGTTTGGTGTTAGCTGCAGTAAATATGTGTCTCCAACAGCTGAAACTGCTGTTACTGAACATGCTGCAAGGCACTGGggcatttcagcttttctgcctGGTGTGAAGGACCAGTATTGGAGGAGAGTTATGGAACTTACAGGTAGTTTTGCCTCCACTAGTAAATACTGCTTAGAGCTGCTCACActtcagaaaatgaagatgATGTTAATGCAGACTGAAGTTGACCTACAGGCCTTGCAGCATGCTGCAGCTTTCATCCTGGAGTCTGGAAGATCCACTATGAGCAGAGGAGAATCTGAACTGTGGGATGGAGATATCAGTGCGATAACTGAACTTAGCTACCCCACAGCGCACTGGCACCTCGTCATGTCCAACCTGACCATCCTGTTGCCATATATATCCTTAAAAGATGTAGAGTACATTGCAAATGTGCTTCTAGAAACGTTGATGTTGGCTGAAGCTCAGGAAGCTGCCATGGACCAGGAGCCTTCCATCAGCATTGCGAAGATATCCCTTGGTTTGATTCACAGCTCTCTTCTACCAGAAATGAGGGTCCTGCACTGTGCTTTTCTGACCCATCTTATTCATCAATTTGCTATGGTGCTGCCCACTGCTACCAGGGATTCAGTAGAtctgccactgcagcagctgtctgTGACTAATATTCCTTGGCATGAAGAAATTCTGGCTTCTTGCAAAACTGTTGACCCTTTGGAAGTATCATCAGAAAACAAAGTGCAGAAGGATGAGCTGAGCTTGTCTTGGAAAACACTGGAGAAAGTTGCCCAATGTATAGTATTGTTAGCAAAAAATGGctgccctgttatcctgaaAGAACGTCAGCTACAAAGATGCCTGGGTTTGCTAGAAAttgtttctcttctgaaattagacagttttcttccctctgaCTGTACTCGGTGTTTTCTGGTGCTGCTATCCCTGCTAGTTAATACCAGGGCTAGTGTCTCTTGCTGCAGGTTGTTATTGCTGAAGGTTTTAAGTACTTGCCTACACCTCCTGAGGTGCCTGCAAGCTGGTAGGAACTCCAGCTCTGTTCTTAAGGTATTACATGCTAGTGATGTTCTTGAGGCTTTCATGACCTCCCAACTTACAGCTTGCAAATTCTTCACTGATGTCTTGACTATTCCTGTTTGGGCACAGTATGTCCAGGAAGTCCAAGAGTTTTTGGAAAACTTTCTTCATATGATTATTGAAAGAAGACAAAGTGTGAAGCTCAACTTGGAAAAGTTCATGTCTTTCCTGGTGAGTTGCAGGCCAGACACAGGTGCAGCCAAAAGCATAGACTGGAAAAACTGGAATCCCGCAGCTGAGCAGTTGTTGCTCACAGCATTCACCACACTCTGTCATGTTGTCACActgcacctccagcagctgccagaaaaGAAGCTGCATTCTGTGgatgtgctgtgtgctctgttGGAACCAGTGGTTCTGCAGATGGTCAGAACTGTTGAACATGGTCTTCAGAGTAACACCCCAAACCAGCCTTTGCCTGTGGCATTCATACCGTCTGTCACTACTCTCCTCAAAGCAGATCTGAGCCATCCTGTCAAGAAGGACTGGCAGAAGGAGCCCGGTGG
Coding sequences:
- the URB2 gene encoding unhealthy ribosome biogenesis protein 2 homolog isoform X5; protein product: MAAIYSGIYLKLKSAKTSWEDKLKLARFAWISHQCVLPNKEQVLLDWVSQALVSNYNKKHELEDEVVEKLWAYLDNVIHSKRLQDLLKSGKTVGLSFSVAEIINKRLSEAYSEETQQNIGTVLSCSSGILSTPSLSIIYTAKCELLVDLLSKLSKLACQQLASDNAVGSQLFSVLQLTFAQYLLIQRQQTNPNRVFGRVTSHLLQPCLLLRHLLTVRNWTQADDNHVCQHLSKEIRSQIETLLQAGLFQPQLFSSYKEELLSEQEAQEKKKGALKTLLLPVNTVQTKLGSDLCEPALHGAVVAGSVSLLYKLFLDSYCKAENHLMCFHMLSRLFGCLRLSDLQEGGRSDTLFPVNWSMELLALEQLLNLVLSNDIYNVASDRIRHKEVQFGFYRKLAQMLLTHSQASIPAWFRCLKLLMSLNHLIVEPDLDDLLSSAWIDAEASEPRTKKPQETLINTIFQIYSKLRQFPRLFEEVLTVICWPAVELRPSVFSAGLTAKLRECLLELPPNQILDILCLFVEKCQTLIIPAVEGSIDMALKLMSVCSVLHAFLFNMRSIDDVTPSPVVLRTQHLMANIQKGITQPLMELLQAPRREEEKSELWLRKASDAALLLLYTWVEVDTLFGVSCSKYVSPTAETAVTEHAARHWGISAFLPGVKDQYWRRVMELTGSFASTSKYCLELLTLQKMKMMLMQTEVDLQALQHAAAFILESGRSTMSRGESELWDGDISAITELSYPTAHWHLVMSNLTILLPYISLKDVEYIANVLLETLMLAEAQEAAMDQEPSISIAKISLGLIHSSLLPEMRVLHCAFLTHLIHQFAMVLPTATRDSVDLPLQQLSVTNIPWHEEILASCKTVDPLEVSSENKVQKDELSLSWKTLEKVAQCIVLLAKNGCPVILKERQLQRCLGLLEIVSLLKLDSFLPSDCTRCFLVLLSLLVNTRASVSCCRLLLLKVLSTCLHLLRCLQAGRNSSSVLKVLHASDVLEAFMTSQLTACKFFTDVLTIPVWAQYVQEVQEFLENFLHMIIERRQSVKLNLEKFMSFLVSCRPDTGAAKSIDWKNWNPAAEQLLLTAFTTLCHVVTLHLQQLPEKKLHSVDVLCALLEPVVLQMVRTVEHGLQSNTPNQPLPVAFIPSVTTLLKADLSHPVKKDWQKEPGGFLKWPRIKLYQEFYSQILKELSSAGSNLQFLQLALQFLTVFCSVPELYPEKETAVMVVFAIKKLLSGPAITTQVIRSMEMELTEVLVQVLGNCSAEGFYAIMRLVLQGLEVRNIWQQKAKEVLSAVTLTKLLLSCPLSGDKGKAFWFASPQIITALAVLLKAAPSFLSSFHRLVASVMHEGRQKGDRGNMDEFEMILKCAHLVERMCTYIAAEMEDFTVFSAFIVAQYVTELQKVTLHPAVKTHLTEGIYHILDLCIERDIKFLSASLPAGVRQVFKDLYNDYNHYHKAKKRGEEKYTA
- the URB2 gene encoding unhealthy ribosome biogenesis protein 2 homolog isoform X2, with the protein product MAAIYSGIYLKLKSAKTSWEDKLKLARFAWISHQCVLPNKEQVLLDWVSQALVSNYNKKHELEDEVVEKLWAYLDNVIHSKRLQDLLKSGKTVGLSFSVAEIINKRLSEAYSEETQQNIGTVLSCSSGILSTPSLSIIYTAKCELLVDLLSKLSKLACQQLASDNAVGSQLFSVLQLTFAQYLLIQRQQTNPNRVFGRVTSHLLQPCLLLRHLLTVRNWTQADDNHVCQHLSKEIRSQIETLLQAGLFQPQLFSSYKEELLSEQEAQEKKKGALKTLLLPVNTVQTKLGSDLCEPALHGAVVAGSVSLLYKLFLDSYCKAENHLMCFHMLSRLFGCLRLSDLQEGGRSDTLFPVNWSMELLALEQLLNLVLSNDIYNVASDRIRHKEVQFGFYRKLAQMLLTHSQASIPAWFRCLKLLMSLNHLIVEPDLDDLLSSAWIDAEASEPRTKKPQETLINTIFQIYSKLRQFPRLFEEVLTVICWPAVELRPSVFSAGLTAKLRECLLELPPNQILDILCLFVEKCQTLIIPAVEGSIDMALKLMSVCSVLHAFLFNMRSIDDVTPSPVVLRTQHLMANIQKGITQPLMELLQAPRREEEKSELWLRKASDAALLLLYTWVEVDTLFGVSCSKYVSPTAETAVTEHAARHWGISAFLPGVKDQYWRRVMELTGSFASTSKYCLELLTLQKMKMMLMQTEVDLQALQHAAAFILESGRSTMSRGESELWDGDISAITELSYPTAHWHLVMSNLTILLPYISLKDVEYIANVLLETLMLAEAQEAAMDQEPSISIAKISLGLIHSSLLPEMRVLHCAFLTHLIHQFAMVLPTATRDSVDLPLQQLSVTNIPWHEEILASCKTVDPLEVSSENKVQKDELSLSWKTLEKVAQCIVLLAKNGCPVILKERQLQRCLGLLEIVSLLKLDSFLPSDCTRCFLVLLSLLVNTRASVSCCRLLLLKVLSTCLHLLRCLQAGRNSSSVLKVLHASDVLEAFMTSQLTACKFFTDVLTIPVWAQYVQEVQEFLENFLHMIIERRQSVKLNLEKFMSFLVSCRPDTGAAKSIDWKNWNPAAEQLLLTAFTTLCHVVTLHLQQLPEKKLHSVDVLCALLEPVVLQMVRTVEHGLQSNTPNQPLPVAFIPSVTTLLKADLSHPVKKDWQKEPGGFLKWPRIKLYQEFYSQILKELSSAGSNLQFLQLALQFLTVFCSVPELYPEKETAVMVVFAIKKLLSGPAITTQVIRSMEMELTEVLVQVLGNCSAEGFYAIMRLVLQGLEVRNIWQQKAKEVLSAVTLTKLLLSCPLSGDKGKAFWFASPQIITALALQTKEACQDQALISIIVIPILETVAALLRRGEGILVNPHHVSLAFSILLTVPLYHLKTEDYHGVFLGVHEVLFSIVQCHPKVLLKAAPSFLSSFHRLVASVMHEGRQKGDRGNMDEFEMILKCAHLVERMCTYIAAEMEDFTVFSAFIVAQYVTELQKVTLHPAVKTHLTEGIYHILDLCIERDIKFLSASLPADSQA
- the URB2 gene encoding unhealthy ribosome biogenesis protein 2 homolog isoform X3 codes for the protein MAAIYSGIYLKLKSAKTSWEDKLKLARFAWISHQCVLPNKEQVLLDWVSQALVSNYNKKHELEDEVVEKLWAYLDNVIHSKRLQDLLKSGKTVGLSFSVAEIINKRLSEAYSEETQQNIGTVLSCSSGILSTPSLSIIYTAKCELLVDLLSKLSKLACQQLASDNAVGSQLFSVLQLTFAQYLLIQRQQTNPNRVFGRVTSHLLQPCLLLRHLLTVRNWTQADDNHVCQHLSKEIRSQIETLLQAGLFQPQLFSSYKEELLSEQEAQEKKKGALKTLLLPVNTVQTKLGSDLCEPALHGAVVAGSVSLLYKLFLDSYCKAENHLMCFHMLSRLFGCLRLSDLQEGGRSDTLFPVNWSMELLALEQLLNLVLSNDIYNVASDRIRHKEVQFGFYRKLAQMLLTHSQASIPAWFRCLKLLMSLNHLIVEPDLDDLLSSAWIDAEASEPRTKKPQETLINTIFQIYSKLRQFPRLFEEVLTVICWPAVELRPSVFSAGLTAKLRECLLELPPNQILDILCLFVEKCQTLIIPAVEGSIDMALKLMSVCSVLHAFLFNMRSIDDVTPSPVVLRTQHLMANIQKGITQPLMELLQAPRREEEKSELWLRKASDAALLLLYTWVEVDTLFGVSCSKYVSPTAETAVTEHAARHWGISAFLPGVKDQYWRRVMELTGSFASTSKYCLELLTLQKMKMMLMQTEVDLQALQHAAAFILESGRSTMSRGESELWDGDISAITELSYPTAHWHLVMSNLTILLPYISLKDVEYIANVLLETLMLAEAQEAAMDQEPSISIAKISLGLIHSSLLPEMRVLHCAFLTHLIHQFAMVLPTATRDSVDLPLQQLSVTNIPWHEEILASCKTVDPLEVSSENKVQKDELSLSWKTLEKVAQCIVLLAKNGCPVILKERQLQRCLGLLEIVSLLKLDSFLPSDCTRCFLVLLSLLVNTRASVSCCRLLLLKVLSTCLHLLRCLQAGRNSSSVLKVLHASDVLEAFMTSQLTACKFFTDVLTIPVWAQYVQEVQEFLENFLHMIIERRQSVKLNLEKFMSFLVSCRPDTGAAKSIDWKNWNPAAEQLLLTAFTTLCHVVTLHLQQLPEKKLHSVDVLCALLEPVVLQMVRTVEHGLQSNTPNQPLPVAFIPSVTTLLKADLSHPVKKDWQKEPGSNLQFLQLALQFLTVFCSVPELYPEKETAVMVVFAIKKLLSGPAITTQVIRSMEMELTEVLVQVLGNCSAEGFYAIMRLVLQGLEVRNIWQQKAKEVLSAVTLTKLLLSCPLSGDKGKAFWFASPQIITALALQTKEACQDQALISIIVIPILETVAALLRRGEGILVNPHHVSLAFSILLTVPLYHLKTEDYHGVFLGVHEVLFSIVQCHPKVLLKAAPSFLSSFHRLVASVMHEGRQKGDRGNMDEFEMILKCAHLVERMCTYIAAEMEDFTVFSAFIVAQYVTELQKVTLHPAVKTHLTEGIYHILDLCIERDIKFLSASLPAGVRQVFKDLYNDYNHYHKAKKRGEEKYTA
- the URB2 gene encoding unhealthy ribosome biogenesis protein 2 homolog isoform X1, with translation MAAIYSGIYLKLKSAKTSWEDKLKLARFAWISHQCVLPNKEQVLLDWVSQALVSNYNKKHELEDEVVEKLWAYLDNVIHSKRLQDLLKSGKTVGLSFSVAEIINKRLSEAYSEETQQNIGTVLSCSSGILSTPSLSIIYTAKCELLVDLLSKLSKLACQQLASDNAVGSQLFSVLQLTFAQYLLIQRQQTNPNRVFGRVTSHLLQPCLLLRHLLTVRNWTQADDNHVCQHLSKEIRSQIETLLQAGLFQPQLFSSYKEELLSEQEAQEKKKGALKTLLLPVNTVQTKLGSDLCEPALHGAVVAGSVSLLYKLFLDSYCKAENHLMCFHMLSRLFGCLRLSDLQEGGRSDTLFPVNWSMELLALEQLLNLVLSNDIYNVASDRIRHKEVQFGFYRKLAQMLLTHSQASIPAWFRCLKLLMSLNHLIVEPDLDDLLSSAWIDAEASEPRTKKPQETLINTIFQIYSKLRQFPRLFEEVLTVICWPAVELRPSVFSAGLTAKLRECLLELPPNQILDILCLFVEKCQTLIIPAVEGSIDMALKLMSVCSVLHAFLFNMRSIDDVTPSPVVLRTQHLMANIQKGITQPLMELLQAPRREEEKSELWLRKASDAALLLLYTWVEVDTLFGVSCSKYVSPTAETAVTEHAARHWGISAFLPGVKDQYWRRVMELTGSFASTSKYCLELLTLQKMKMMLMQTEVDLQALQHAAAFILESGRSTMSRGESELWDGDISAITELSYPTAHWHLVMSNLTILLPYISLKDVEYIANVLLETLMLAEAQEAAMDQEPSISIAKISLGLIHSSLLPEMRVLHCAFLTHLIHQFAMVLPTATRDSVDLPLQQLSVTNIPWHEEILASCKTVDPLEVSSENKVQKDELSLSWKTLEKVAQCIVLLAKNGCPVILKERQLQRCLGLLEIVSLLKLDSFLPSDCTRCFLVLLSLLVNTRASVSCCRLLLLKVLSTCLHLLRCLQAGRNSSSVLKVLHASDVLEAFMTSQLTACKFFTDVLTIPVWAQYVQEVQEFLENFLHMIIERRQSVKLNLEKFMSFLVSCRPDTGAAKSIDWKNWNPAAEQLLLTAFTTLCHVVTLHLQQLPEKKLHSVDVLCALLEPVVLQMVRTVEHGLQSNTPNQPLPVAFIPSVTTLLKADLSHPVKKDWQKEPGGFLKWPRIKLYQEFYSQILKELSSAGSNLQFLQLALQFLTVFCSVPELYPEKETAVMVVFAIKKLLSGPAITTQVIRSMEMELTEVLVQVLGNCSAEGFYAIMRLVLQGLEVRNIWQQKAKEVLSAVTLTKLLLSCPLSGDKGKAFWFASPQIITALALQTKEACQDQALISIIVIPILETVAALLRRGEGILVNPHHVSLAFSILLTVPLYHLKTEDYHGVFLGVHEVLFSIVQCHPKVLLKAAPSFLSSFHRLVASVMHEGRQKGDRGNMDEFEMILKCAHLVERMCTYIAAEMEDFTVFSAFIVAQYVTELQKVTLHPAVKTHLTEGIYHILDLCIERDIKFLSASLPAGVRQVFKDLYNDYNHYHKAKKRGEEKYTA
- the URB2 gene encoding unhealthy ribosome biogenesis protein 2 homolog isoform X4 encodes the protein MAAIYSGIYLKLKSAKTSWEDKLKLARFAWISHQCVLPNKEQVLLDWIINKRLSEAYSEETQQNIGTVLSCSSGILSTPSLSIIYTAKCELLVDLLSKLSKLACQQLASDNAVGSQLFSVLQLTFAQYLLIQRQQTNPNRVFGRVTSHLLQPCLLLRHLLTVRNWTQADDNHVCQHLSKEIRSQIETLLQAGLFQPQLFSSYKEELLSEQEAQEKKKGALKTLLLPVNTVQTKLGSDLCEPALHGAVVAGSVSLLYKLFLDSYCKAENHLMCFHMLSRLFGCLRLSDLQEGGRSDTLFPVNWSMELLALEQLLNLVLSNDIYNVASDRIRHKEVQFGFYRKLAQMLLTHSQASIPAWFRCLKLLMSLNHLIVEPDLDDLLSSAWIDAEASEPRTKKPQETLINTIFQIYSKLRQFPRLFEEVLTVICWPAVELRPSVFSAGLTAKLRECLLELPPNQILDILCLFVEKCQTLIIPAVEGSIDMALKLMSVCSVLHAFLFNMRSIDDVTPSPVVLRTQHLMANIQKGITQPLMELLQAPRREEEKSELWLRKASDAALLLLYTWVEVDTLFGVSCSKYVSPTAETAVTEHAARHWGISAFLPGVKDQYWRRVMELTGSFASTSKYCLELLTLQKMKMMLMQTEVDLQALQHAAAFILESGRSTMSRGESELWDGDISAITELSYPTAHWHLVMSNLTILLPYISLKDVEYIANVLLETLMLAEAQEAAMDQEPSISIAKISLGLIHSSLLPEMRVLHCAFLTHLIHQFAMVLPTATRDSVDLPLQQLSVTNIPWHEEILASCKTVDPLEVSSENKVQKDELSLSWKTLEKVAQCIVLLAKNGCPVILKERQLQRCLGLLEIVSLLKLDSFLPSDCTRCFLVLLSLLVNTRASVSCCRLLLLKVLSTCLHLLRCLQAGRNSSSVLKVLHASDVLEAFMTSQLTACKFFTDVLTIPVWAQYVQEVQEFLENFLHMIIERRQSVKLNLEKFMSFLVSCRPDTGAAKSIDWKNWNPAAEQLLLTAFTTLCHVVTLHLQQLPEKKLHSVDVLCALLEPVVLQMVRTVEHGLQSNTPNQPLPVAFIPSVTTLLKADLSHPVKKDWQKEPGGFLKWPRIKLYQEFYSQILKELSSAGSNLQFLQLALQFLTVFCSVPELYPEKETAVMVVFAIKKLLSGPAITTQVIRSMEMELTEVLVQVLGNCSAEGFYAIMRLVLQGLEVRNIWQQKAKEVLSAVTLTKLLLSCPLSGDKGKAFWFASPQIITALALQTKEACQDQALISIIVIPILETVAALLRRGEGILVNPHHVSLAFSILLTVPLYHLKTEDYHGVFLGVHEVLFSIVQCHPKVLLKAAPSFLSSFHRLVASVMHEGRQKGDRGNMDEFEMILKCAHLVERMCTYIAAEMEDFTVFSAFIVAQYVTELQKVTLHPAVKTHLTEGIYHILDLCIERDIKFLSASLPAGVRQVFKDLYNDYNHYHKAKKRGEEKYTA